Genomic window (Alligator mississippiensis isolate rAllMis1 chromosome 4, rAllMis1, whole genome shotgun sequence):
TTTACTCCAGTTACTGTGGGAACAGCATGGGATCGAGGTTGGGAGGGGAGCAGCCTAGGAAAGAGCTTCACAGCAggtaggagctggaaccaggcaAAACTACTGTAGGATGGGGCCAGACATAGGGGAAGGGTGTTGCAGGGGAAGAGCTCCGTCTCTGAGAAACTGGGGAGCTGCCCCCTTTTCCCAACAGTACTCACAGCGTTCACCTCCTATCCAGGGTTTCCACCACCTTGAATTCCAGGCGACATGTAATAGCCAAAGCCCCTTTAAATCAAATGGGCATCctctctgccccatccccacctcacGAAGGGCCAGTGGGGAAGCCTCAAACAGCAAGCACCTTTTGGAGTAAACTCGCCTAGCCTTCCACCTCCCTGCAGAGTGGTCACCTAGCAAAGGGAGGATTCCTGACTGGGGATGGAATCACCCTTCCTGTAACAAAACTGAAAGAAGAAACAGGCCAAAAAGGAGGAGACTGGGGAGAATGAAACTCTGAAAGCAAGACTGTTCAGCTCCATAAAGAAGCCTGCTTGAGAGCTGCTAATGGGGCCTTTTTGCAATACAAATGTAATTAACCAATCTATAGTCACAGCGGGAGGGGCTGGCAGCAACCCATTTGTCTCACCCTCCATAGGTAATGGACTGCGAAAGTCTCAGACATTAGCATGGTCAGGAGGCAGGGCTCCTGTAGAGATGCAAGCAcccccccctccttttccctggcaggaaagcaggggaCATAATGGAGCCTTAAGTCTCATTCTCTTGAGCTACATATCCCCAGTTTTGGAGGCAGAAGGGCAAAGAAGGTCATTCACCTGCAGACATCCAGCGCTTTCCGGGCATCTCCAGAGACCGCAGAGACTTTACGCGCGCAGAACTGGATGGCAGCACTGTCCAAtacctgggcaccaggcacctgCCAAGAAGACAGAGCATACAAGGGTTACAGGAGAGGTCTCTGCTGCACAAGCCACAGATGGTCTCAGATAACTGACTTCTTGATGTTCAGTGAGAAAATAACCCATCTGGCTGGGACATATGTGGACTGTCTCCTCCACGCTCCACAGCAGCTGGGAAGGCCTGTCGCCATTTGGCTTGGGAAGAGAGCATATCATTTACCTCACTGTAGCCAAGATCAGCTGCTCTGAAGATGAGGAATCAGGGAAAAGGAGTAATTTGCTCCTCTCAACATCCCAACTGCATGAGCCCTGTCCTCTGCCAGACTGTGGCATCTGGACACTAGGACCAGAAACCAAGGGCTTGGATTGAGATTGGAGTCTGTCACTAAGTGACCTTGTAGCAGAAAAAGCCACCCTGCTGCCCCATCTTGTCCATCAACTGAGAAGCAACAAGCTCAGAGATCGAGCCAAGCCATCCCTCTTGGAAACCAACACTGCAGAAGAGTCTTTGGTCTCCAGGTTACCAGGCCCAGCAGCCAGCTCACTGGGTTCCAGATCTCAATGGAGACTGGTTCAAAGGCTGAGGAAGCTGCAGGTGTCAGTAAGCTTCTTCTCCAGAAGGAGGAAAGACCACCTAGGCCCTGCATGCTCACCTGCTTCAGTCGCTCCTGCAGGATGGAGGTGATCTCATCCTTTGTGTAAGGGAGGAAGTTCAGCAGCTGGGGCTTGCACTTGGGCCGGGCCTGCAGCCTAGTCAGCATGCGGTCAGTGAGATCCAGGGCATTGGCCACTCCTGCAAAATCCAGTAAAGGAGCTGGTAATGGCAGCCTTAAGAAAGAAACCTGGGCTAGCAGGGCATGGGGATGACCCTCTAAAAGGTGGGTTGGGAGATTAAGAGCTTCTGAtgatgctttattttttaaagcagccaTCATCAGGCACTACAGCAGCAGGAATAGAATctctgcagccaagagccagctTCATAGATGTTCTTCCTCCTCCAAGCAGAGAGGACTCCCAGGTAGCCCCTGCAGGAAGCTGGAAAGGCATCATCCCCTTAGGGCTCCTGCAAGCTCAGGATGGTTGAGGCAGGACGTGGCACTGGTGTCTCTCTCTAGGACACTTACCAATGAGGACAAGCCTGGAGTTGGCAAGCCAAGGCCATTCAAACACTGTGTAGAGCACGTCCTGCCTTTTGCTGTCCAGCTGGTCCAGCTCATCAAGCACCAGCAAGCTACGCAGAGGGAGGAGAAAAGCTCCAGTGAGCAGCAATGCTTTACACAGAAGCCCTAGAGACTGAGCTACCTCAGCTGAGCCTGGCAAGGCACAAGCCTGGTAGCAAAATATGAGCCAGGGAGAATGCTGCTGACCTATTCTCCCATCTAGTGGGGAAAAGATCAGCACTGACTTAATTTGTTAATTGGTTGCACTTGCCTGAGAACACTTCTACCATATGGGCTGCTTTTGCTCAGCCTCTAGACATAAAGAGCTGCCCTCGGCACAACAGGAAGATTTCCAGAGCATGTTCTCCAGTGCCCTGGGGCAGGTACTCACATCATAGGTGCCCCCTTTGCTGTCAGCTGCTTCTCCAGCTTCCTCGTGATTTCTTTCCCAGCCATCTTGGCTACTGCCTGCAGGCCCATCTGCTCCGCTATCGCTGGGAACACAGCCTGGGAGCTACTGAGGGACATGCAGTTGAGCACAATGGTTTTGCTCCCCGTGAGCTTGCCCTGCCAAAGAGACACAAAGCCATGCGTCACACATGGTATGACTCGGATCCCACCTTACCCATCCTCGTGATAGAGCAGACCAGCAGACCTATGCTTCATGAGTCTAGTTCACATTGAAGACCTGCTAGCAAtgatccccctctcccctcttccaGAAATCCCTGCAGCATCATGGCAGATTCAAACTCCCCACAGCTGCATCCCAGTGCCCCTCTCCTCCTATTGTTTCTCACAGCCTCTTCCTCAGACTCCACTCTTCACTGAGCCACCAGCTCCATTTCCCCCATTCCACCAGGGCCGTCCCTAGGGGGGTGCGAACTGGGGTGACCACCCAgacccatgctttggggggccccacggcAGCCAGTGCCATATAGGTCCCACCGTGGCCGTCATGCACTGCGAGCCGCTGGTGCTTCCAGTtctggccactcgccacccccccacacccctagggacagctctgcatTCCGCCATTTACAAGGCATTTATTTACCTGAATCAAAGCCCCAAAAGACAGGGACCCCAGTAAAACTGACTTGCtctgcacacagacacacctcATGTGCAAAAATCACTGCTACCTAGTCACTGGGGCCAAGTGTTTGAGCTGTAACAAACTGCAGAAGTAGCCTTGAGGTAGGGTCAAAGGAAAGTGAGGCTTCTTCACCATTTCCTCTCTTCCCTGTCTGCCCCCAACCACATTTGACACTTAACCTCCAACTTCCAAGAAATATTCTCTCCTGACATCAGATTGCCCAAGAGATTTCACAGCACTGAGATTTGGCTTGTCAAAgcgagtgaggagcactgggccTGCAATAGGCAGGTTTGTTCCAGGTTTAGCTACAGCAAAGACAAATGTGTCAGTAACAAAGCCTTTGAGTCCAACACCTGAAGCACAGGTGTGGCTGTACCTTGAAGTCTTGCAGGATTTTGCTCAGGCAAGCAGTTTTCCCAGTGCCAGGGGCACCAGAGATGTAGAGGCTGCCGGGTTTCTCCCTGCAGACGTGTTCTTTCAGGAACTGCTTGATGaagtctgtctctttctctctggcaTGGAGTCTATCGGGGACAGCCGTGTGCAGGACACGTTTCACCTGCTGGTAACAACTACCTAAAGACAGAGACCCACACGTAAGAGGAGGTgcaggagctgccctggggcCTTCTCTCCACCTCAACTGCAGTAGCACCTACCTTCCTGTTTGAACAGATGTGTGCACACAACTTCCTTCTTTGGAGAGCATTCAGAGCTCCGTGGGGTCTCCTGCCCCTTGCGAATTGGGGACAGAACCAAATTGCTTCTCTTGTCAGGAGATCTTGCTGTCAGCTGCTCACCAAAGAACAAGCGCCGTCCTTTGTGGGAGACAGATGGGGGTCCATTTTCTTTCTTGCTCTGCTTCGTTGGGGAGCAGGGTGCCAACTGGATAATGTTGCACAGGTTGTCGTCGCCTGCATGGCAGAGAAGTACTGAGCTCAGTAGGCAGCTGCAGCGCAGAGCTAGAGGAACAGCTACAGGAAGACCTGCCAACTGGATACCTTGCCATAGGATGAGCTTACGTGGCAGGCTCTCGAGAACAGAAGAGGGTCgcacctgacctttgccactggaaatccctccccctcccccagaagcACTTCTTGAAaatcctccccccgccccactgcttccctacctgctaccTGAACTGTTGCAGCAGAGAcatgaggaggagctgctggaggttggggggggagcagagtagttccctgggtggctgcagtAGCAACAGCTCTGCCCAGAAGTCgtatgctggccagggccagggccctcccacacacactgtcCTGGTGGGAGTGGACaaagctcagccccatgcagagtacagcaggggcagctccaggctcagccagaTGCTATTAGTTGGTGGCCACCCGCCTATGGGCCacatgaaattgcctggcaggttagatgcagcctgtgggctgtagtttgcccaccccagctctagcTGCACTCAAACCCCCCATTCCATCCACTAAAACAGTGAGGCCAACCtgtctggcaggcatgccacaagttaacCCCACATCCTCCGTGAGTGCCCCTCTGATCCCCTTTCCCCATCCAATCTGCTGCTTTTTTCTGACCTACCTTCCCTACCCAATctactgctctgttttctgcttccttccctgtgctccctgccctatatGCCGGTGTGCTGTCTTCTCCCAGATCTGGCATGTGCCCATTACTTGTGGCGCAAGTCCCACAAGCTGGCCACCCCTACACTAAAGCAATCCCACTAaccagagaagaaaggaaagatcAGGAATGGTAAGTACTATTAAGGCCTAGAGCAACTTTGGCAGttagagaagcagagaagggagTTCACCCCTCTCAGAGGCATTGGCTCAGGCTGTTTGCAGATTTGAGATACTGCTGCATGGGTTATACCAGTTCACATTTCATAGGCTGCTACCATCACCAAAAAAGCAGAATCAAGTATTTAGAGACAactgccatatttacttgaatctaagatgaggtttctttccccattcagcatggggggaaaaacccttatcttagatttgagtatggGCCAAGCAAGTAGCTGCTGCAGctatggatggggccagggtaGCTCACACAGCAGGCAGAGGGTACAAGGTGTGGAAAGAGGAGCAGAGTGTGCAGGGGAAGGGACATGTGGAGTGAGCTGGTATTCAGGGAAAGGGCACTGGGGAAAGGGAGTGCAGAATAAGGAGGTGCATAGGTAAAGTGGGATGAAATTAAGAAGActctccaataactagattctcaacatagaaaaattaaaacaaatttagtGTTCTACATCAGGAACCTAATAactaggggggtggggggcacatctTAAATTcacagtcatcttggatttggataaatataGTAGTATCCAGGGCTGCTTGGTTGAGATGGTTAAACACCTCAGGGATTCCCAACCTCAGCAGGCCTAGCAGCCAGCCACTAAACAAGGAATGCATTGCAAGCATAATCAGATTTTGCTCGAGCCCAAGACAACAGCATTTCTctaaggcagaaaccaaactgGAAGGCATCACAGGGGATGTGTTGCCTGCAGGCCATGAGTTAGGGACCCTAAGCAATACCCTCCCAATGAAATAAGCTATGTTTCTATGAAAAAAACCACTGCCAGCCCAATCACACTGGCACTAGAATTTGAGGTGTGGATGATCCCTGGGATGGCAACTTGTGAGGCACTCACCACACAGAAGACTAAGGCATGCGTTTAGCCATCACAGCCCCTGAACAAATGGGGGTGACCCTCACGCCCTCGACTACCAGGGTAAGGCTTGATCCTGTACACAACCATGGACtacagagtggggctgggagcctgggatCCCCCTCAcatccagctccttctctgccttCATCCTAGAGGTCAGTGTCATGCAGCACACCCCTTTCAAAGGAAGTTCTGCCTCAGGGCTCCCAAGAAACCGTATTAGGTCTCCCTTTCCCCAAAGTCCCCCTGAAGCAGCCCTAGGCACAGCTTCACAAGGGGTAAGCTTCTGACTTTAAGAAGTTAGTTTTTCTTGATCCCTGGCGATCTGTaggttctccctcctcccctccagctccaAGAGCTCTTTCTTTTTGGTCAACTGTGGGAAGGGAATGTTTTCTCTTTCGGGGGGTAGTGTCAGAGGGCCAATGTCCCAAGTGGCACAGCAAACTGCTCAGCCCCAAACGGAAGCCTTTGTGGTGCCACTGCAGTGCCTGCTGGCCTTCCTCAGACTCTGCCCCGTCCTCTCCATATttagagtcaggaaggaattttaccctacgatcgggcggggggcggggggcggcagGCGTTGCCTCTCTCTGTATCGGggagcatggccctctacctgacttctcttgagcatatactgacagacaacatttcacagaagcaggacattggctgccgtggttcccctgctttgcctgcagCAGGTTTGGGTGCCAGATCTGTGTTGCGTTAGGGTTGGCAGTAGGTTTATGTCACGTTGtacagaatggtttggataggactgatcctgcctcaggcagggtgtggaattaggtgacctctggaggttgtTTCCAGCTGTACTTCTCTAAGACTCCCTGGGACTGCTCCTTTCCTGTCTGCCTCAGAGCCCCATGCTCTTCCCTGGGGCCCAAGCAACAAAACCTGATGGCATATGCAGGGATGGCCCCGGCCCTATTAAACAGCACCATGTCATGGGgcacccagcagggggctgagccagggtcTCAAAGTCAGAGCAGGCCCCTCAGGAAGCAAGAGATGCAACATAGCTTCTCAGGAGCCCAGAGATAGGACTTCCCCCCAAGCAGGACACAGCACTGCCTGAGGGCAGACCAGGTGCTGGGCATCTCTGTAGCCtccagccaggcccaggcagggcagaaaGGACCCGGGgcccaggagagcagggctggaggaaacCCCCAAGGCTATCCCCACCACTGCCGGGTGCCCATCCTGCCTGCTCTggagcactccctgcccccaggcccggGGGTCACATCACCCCGCACGGGGGCTCGATCCTGACACGTGGGCCCGATGCGGGTGCTCACCGAGGCGCTTGCGAGGGCTGAGGGGCAgcgctggggctgggcccagagTGGCTCCGCTGGGCTCCGGGGCTCggcagctccccagccccttgctgggcGTCCGGGCAAGCTTCTTCTTGGGGAAGCCGATGGCGGTCTGAACCTGGGCCCTGGTGCTGGGCATGGCGCTCGCTCCTTACCTGCGAGAGGACGGGAAGGTGAGTGGGGCCGGGACCCCGGTCAGCagtgcccgtgcccgtgcccccagccccgctccgctccgctcctgcCCACCCTCGGGTCCGGATCCGGCTTCTCAGCCCTGATCACGCTTAGCCTCCGAGTTCCCGCCACCGCCACCAAACCGGCCCCGCCCCAGTCGCCGCGGCCGCCAATGGCGTTACTCCGCGCCAACAAGGCCACGCCATCTCTGCCAgggccccagcagccaatcagaggcgCGTTCCACGCCCCCCCTCGCTGAAGACCGCAGGACGCCAGGCTTGGGCAAGGGCCGCCGGATGGCGGCCGCGATGCATGCCGGGAGGCGTAGGCCTGACAGTTGTTTCCTGAAGCGTAATGTGCCTACGGCGATGCATGCTGGGAGTTAGAGTCCTGGTCTcagggcatgctgggagttgTAGTGGCAACCTACTGTCCACCCTTAGGAAAGGCAGTGCAGGGACCCCCTACTGGGGGTTGAGTGGGCCCCTGCCCAGGAGTGCTGGCTGGCCCTGCAGTCACCAAGggtagtggggaggagggaagcacagagggctgcaaggggagggagcaggggcacagcatcCAGCTCAatgttgccaggtcttaaatatgaaattatcataCTGGAAGTTCAAAATTATCGTATTTGCTAAAACAAAACTATCATACACTGAaaaaaagtatgcaaataagtcttcttattgtttactttatattgctcactatACTTTGCCGCTGAGTGACTGGATCATCAAAGCTGAAGCATTTATTTTGAGACAAGCACTCATAAGGAAGTGCTGACGGCAAACCCAAAAGTCAGTTAAGACTTCCTGAGAGtcacttgggttttgcatatgtTGCATCAATTAACTGCCTTAAAAATTATTGtacattttaaacaattttaCTATTATTGATTGTACATAACATCATACACGGGTTGAAATTATTGTACAAATACGATCATTATTCTACACCTGACAGCGCTGatccagctcctgccagctgtggTGCTTGCTGCAGCCTAAGCCCTACTGTGCCCAGCTTGGAGGCCTCCAGTCACCTTTAGCTGCCATCCAAGATGTCAGTCAAGAGCGAATTAGAGGGACCAGTTCACCTGACTCCCTGACTGCCCAAATTTTGGAGCTGTAGGGAGCCACTGCAAGGccacccagggcaaagccaagGTGCCAGGAATGGGCACCAGCTACAGTAGCCCCTGCAAAGCCTTCCCCAGGCCTGGCTGCCAGAGCCACACACCACCTGTGCCCAGTCTAGGTGGGGATGCAAGCGAGAGAAGACATGTCCAGG
Coding sequences:
- the CDC6 gene encoding cell division control protein 6 homolog translates to MPSTRAQVQTAIGFPKKKLARTPSKGLGSCRAPEPSGATLGPAPALPLSPRKRLGDDNLCNIIQLAPCSPTKQSKKENGPPSVSHKGRRLFFGEQLTARSPDKRSNLVLSPIRKGQETPRSSECSPKKEVVCTHLFKQEGSCYQQVKRVLHTAVPDRLHAREKETDFIKQFLKEHVCREKPGSLYISGAPGTGKTACLSKILQDFKGKLTGSKTIVLNCMSLSSSQAVFPAIAEQMGLQAVAKMAGKEITRKLEKQLTAKGAPMILLVLDELDQLDSKRQDVLYTVFEWPWLANSRLVLIGVANALDLTDRMLTRLQARPKCKPQLLNFLPYTKDEITSILQERLKQVPGAQVLDSAAIQFCARKVSAVSGDARKALDVCRRAIEIVEVDVRSQTVLKPLPGCKSPTSSMVSPVPKRVGLPHISQVISDVYGDRMAPRGGEANDSFPLQQKILVCSLLLLAKQSKAKEVMLGKLHEAYSKVCRKQQVAAIDQSECISLVASLESRGILGLKKAKETRLSKVFLKIEERDVEHALTDGVLVGNILAGGLL